The DNA window GAACCCCTGAGGAGATGCCTGGCCATAGGGTATTCCTCGGTTCGGCACGCTGATAGGGAATAGGGGCCAGGGATGATCGGAACTGGTTAGGCATGTGTCGAGCAGGGCATCCGCTTGTAGCGTGACGAGCGCGATGGCTGCGGGATCGCCGGAGTAACGGTAATAGTCCACGAATCCAGACAAGGTGTACGCGGAACGCTGGCCCCAATCGCCGTTGTCCCAATCGCGCAGCGGGGGCACCGTGATTGTTCCATCGGGCGCGATGCGCCACGTGCCGTTGAAGACAAACTCGGGCGTAGGTGGATAGCCGCTGTCGCCTTTGGTCCAGGGATAACGTTTGAGTGTTTCCGCCGCGATGCGGACCCGGTAATCGAACTGCCCGTTCTGGCCCTGGTACCACGGCGCGATGACGCCGTGCTCGTCCTCCACGACGTCATACGCATAGTACTTAGTCTGTTGTCCCGCCGTGAGCAACGCGCAATGAATCAAACACACGATGCAAGCACTCATGGCCCCCTCCCTTGCTCAGGTTCTACCTACATACCGCGAAGGCTTGAGGAAACGAACGGAGCATGAGCATAAGGCTTTCGGAGGGTTATGCCATAATCGCCGGGATTGTTCCCGAGTGCATAACATCCAGTAGCCGCGCAGGAGTTACTACTCGCTGTCTTATTCTATAGCGAAATCCCGCTGGGTTGTGCCGCTCTCGTCAATTGTGACCGAGAACGTCTTGTTCATCCTTTCTCCGGGCCCGAGATTACCGGATACCTCCACCTCCAAGGTTCCAGAAGGAAGTCCCGTTAGTGAATAAGCGCCGTTCGTATTGGTTATTGCGGTGGCGCGTCGTGTTTCCCCCGACGGTGTTTGCCAGCGCGTAGTGACCCACGCGTAGTTGTTGGGGATGCCATTGAGATACACAGTGCCGGAGAGAGTTCCGGAGAGTTCGGCGAAGTCAAAGTCCTCCACCATCACCTTACCGTTTTCGACCTGTACATCGCGCGTGAGGGCGCGTGAGTCTCTTTGTGCGCCTGGCAACTCCAGCTCGGCGGTCAGCGTGGCTCGTCCCGAAGGTGCGTTCGCGAACCGGTAGCTGCCGTCATTGCCATACTTGGCTTCACCAAGGTGGCCCGCCAGCGCATCGGGATAGTCGACCCACACCCTGATTCGGATGCTTGGGTCCGCGATGGGTGCGCCGGACATCGTAACGCGGCCTTCGATTGTTCCGCCGCCTTTTTCCAGCACGATTCGCACGCGGCGCGCGTTGGATCCATCCTGCGACACTTTCGCGGCCCCAACGGCATAACCGGGAGTGTAGGCGGAATACAGATTGCCGAGGGGTGGGGGTGGCGGACTCTCAATGCGGAACGTGCCATCCTGATGAGACACGGTGATCGGCTTCTGTATGCCGATCTCTTGAAGGTCTATCCGTACAGAACCTTCGAAGACCTTCGCTCCAGGCAACGGATTGCCTGCTGTGTCGACTATGATTCCCTCGATGGGATCGGCGCGTTCAAGGTTGATTACAACGTCGTCGATCATCTGCCCGGGCCGGACGTCTCGCACTACTCTTCGGGCAACCTCGTAACCCGGAGCGCACGCGAAGAGGGTGTTGTCACCGGATGCGACCTTGTCGAAACTGAAGACACCCTCGTTATCCACGTTGAAAATACCACGCTCATCGAGCATCTCGCCGCAGCTTGCCTGGTCTCCCCTCTCAAGGACTACGCGGTAATCAACAACGGAATCACCTGCGCTCGCGGCCACGACGCGACCTCTAATAGTTGCGTACATTGACAACGCGAGCTTTATCTCATCGCTTCCGGCAGGGATCATATGAATTTGTGACGGAGCAAATCCGGAAAGATCTCCTGTGACGGTGTACTCGCCTTCGGATAGTCCCACGATACGAAATGTACCATCGGCATCCGAATATGCTGTGTATCCGTCCAATTCAGGGGGAGTCTCGATAACTTCGGCATAAACACGTACGCTTTCCAGGGGATTTCCCTCTTGATCCACAACGCGTCCTGAGATGGCAAGTCCCGTTTCCTCGGGACGGCCCAGGACAATGCGAATATCTTGAATGGCCTCGCCTTTGCCAACAACGATCCGTTTGAGTACCTGCGTAAAATATGGATTGGGGGCATGCGCGCTACTCGGCGGACTTGCCTGCAATCCGTATACGCCGGGCATGAGACCCGTAAGCTCGAACGCGCCATCGGCCTTTGTCGTGATTGACGGTCCATTGCCGAAATCATTGAAGATGACCCCTCGCTCGTCACTTCTGCCATTAATGGGAAAGTTCTCGCGCAAGTAGGTGGCCGCTACCTGAGCGTTGGCAACAGGAAGGCCATTCTTGTCAACAAGTGTGCCGGACAACGCAGCGCCGGGCTCTAGTTTCAAGATGACACCGGAAAGGCCTTCCTGCGTCAACATTCTCGGGCCATCAATCTCACTGAGGTCAGTTCCGAGTGTGGCCTGAAGAAACAACGTTCCACCGGGCATGAACCTATAGAAGGTGAAGTCACCATTTGCGTCGGCTTTCGTGCTTCGGGGAATAAACTCCAATTGTCCTTTGCGCGCACTGCCGCGCACTTCCGCATCTGCTATAGGCTGCCCTGATCGATCCAGCACTCTCCCTGAGACCGTTGCGCCGAGCGAAATCCGGAAGTTGACGCCATCCAATTTTTCGCCAAGGCGCGCTACGGTCACTGGTATTTCTTCGCGGCCTCCCCCCTTCTTTAACCAGCAGGCGACCGCGAATTCTCCAAGAGGAAGGCCCTCAAGCCGGAAACGCCCGTCTTCATCGGTGCGCCCCAAGGTCCCACGGCATAGCATGTGCCCTCTTGGCAGTTTCATCATTGCAAACACGGTGAGCCGCTCCAAGGGAAGACCGTTCTCCAATTGAATCACACGCCCCGAAACTTCCGCTCCACGCGCGATCTTCATGCGAACGGATGTTGTTTGGCCGGACTCTATATTGAATCGGACAAGTCCCGATCCGTATTCGGCCTCGAATTGCGGTGCTCCGCCCAGAAGTACATACGGTCCCTCGCGCGGGAATGCTAGGTACTCACGTGCAGGAAAGGAACCTGTGAAGAGTCCGTTCTCGTCCGTTTTCAGTTTTGGCTGTTCTTTGCCGCGTTCCTCTTCAGCAATCACACTGAACTCCACCGGACCTACGGATTGGCCGGTATCTGCATCGACGAATTCAACGGATAGTGTGCCTGCGTCCGTGCTTTCCTGAGAGAGATGTGTCTTCATTTCGGTTGTGTCGTCTTGAGCGACATGGAGAAGGCCGCCGGTGTCAACCGCGGCGCGAGTTACCGGGGGCTTCTCTTCACCCATGCGGTTGTATGCCAACCACGAAGCAAGGACAACTCCGACGAGCACAGCCGCGGCCAGCACGGTTTTGCTTGAGGCCCAGATTCCCGTTAGCGATTGGACCGTGCCTATCAGCGTCGCGGCTTCCGCGGATTGGGAGAGTGCGAGTCTTCCTAAGGTCGCGGTCAACGTAGCGGG is part of the Candidatus Hydrogenedentota bacterium genome and encodes:
- a CDS encoding sigma-70 family RNA polymerase sigma factor; the protein is MQYAGDWILEQWINTRDPEAFRAIVQRHAGMVYATCARILGNSHEAEDVAQECFEIFIKARRPLWKKSLGAWLHGVATNRCLKRLESEGRRKRREVRFAGQSDRGDEPEWDDVYAYVDEALAMLPDDLRIPVTAHFLEGKTHEAVASELGISRSAVTQRIHRALDQMGAILKKRGLPTSSVALGAALSASFAEANAIPATLTATLGRLALSQSAEAATLIGTVQSLTGIWASSKTVLAAAVLVGVVLASWLAYNRMGEEKPPVTRAAVDTGGLLHVAQDDTTEMKTHLSQESTDAGTLSVEFVDADTGQSVGPVEFSVIAEEERGKEQPKLKTDENGLFTGSFPAREYLAFPREGPYVLLGGAPQFEAEYGSGLVRFNIESGQTTSVRMKIARGAEVSGRVIQLENGLPLERLTVFAMMKLPRGHMLCRGTLGRTDEDGRFRLEGLPLGEFAVACWLKKGGGREEIPVTVARLGEKLDGVNFRISLGATVSGRVLDRSGQPIADAEVRGSARKGQLEFIPRSTKADANGDFTFYRFMPGGTLFLQATLGTDLSEIDGPRMLTQEGLSGVILKLEPGAALSGTLVDKNGLPVANAQVAATYLRENFPINGRSDERGVIFNDFGNGPSITTKADGAFELTGLMPGVYGLQASPPSSAHAPNPYFTQVLKRIVVGKGEAIQDIRIVLGRPEETGLAISGRVVDQEGNPLESVRVYAEVIETPPELDGYTAYSDADGTFRIVGLSEGEYTVTGDLSGFAPSQIHMIPAGSDEIKLALSMYATIRGRVVAASAGDSVVDYRVVLERGDQASCGEMLDERGIFNVDNEGVFSFDKVASGDNTLFACAPGYEVARRVVRDVRPGQMIDDVVINLERADPIEGIIVDTAGNPLPGAKVFEGSVRIDLQEIGIQKPITVSHQDGTFRIESPPPPPLGNLYSAYTPGYAVGAAKVSQDGSNARRVRIVLEKGGGTIEGRVTMSGAPIADPSIRIRVWVDYPDALAGHLGEAKYGNDGSYRFANAPSGRATLTAELELPGAQRDSRALTRDVQVENGKVMVEDFDFAELSGTLSGTVYLNGIPNNYAWVTTRWQTPSGETRRATAITNTNGAYSLTGLPSGTLEVEVSGNLGPGERMNKTFSVTIDESGTTQRDFAIE